The following coding sequences lie in one Numida meleagris isolate 19003 breed g44 Domestic line chromosome Z, NumMel1.0, whole genome shotgun sequence genomic window:
- the FANCG gene encoding Fanconi anemia group G protein isoform X3 — translation MKRLRCAETPEPGCLQAWAAECEALAGRWRAARGSAHGGAAAVARQLRGAFGELLLRMRGLPPALPTMPLELTVLYNSLLFVMGTSDCAIKGEAEGIRQGLLRVLQACGTSGQDLSTEELWQKVLQEVTAEELRAPLHRLGALQAAWWLAASCLQSITDLFRLLSSAEDPGRAPCSGEKNELLTLLKAWRAPAEEASISLVQSTEDLKETLCTAAAFLQGLQELEAGNLPTTLCLLQEAAGGFCSKRVLAQIYVCLGCCAQQMGKPQTALQHLKRALQVDFQCHPALSYAAAVYQELGETDAELQVLTLLYEALEKNPPSATSSSPYILIRTDLLVNTPILASVLRHRHPSEVKYLLAQRCLRDGRVADAVEHYLDFLALLQEGLQQQVPLDGRSPLPRIPEVFLEAACALEQDGRHQDSLTVCEEVISRTSNLIPQIVQVEDKLEQPKCASLGTGLACGLLSQKRESLCCLTWRAAAYLHQGWVWTKLGKSKEAITQFSRCLNELLRFQPCGHGVEPAGDN, via the exons ATGAAGCGGCTGCGGTGCGCGGAGACCCCGGAGCCgggctgcctgcaggcatgGGCGGCCGAGTGCGAGGCCCTGGCCGGGCGATGGCGG GCAGCGCGGGGCTCGGCGCACGGAGGAGCGGCGGCGGTGGCGCGGCAGCTGCGAGGCGCCTtcggggagctgctgctgcggATGCGGG GCTTGCCACCTGCGCTCCCCACGATGCCTCTGGAGCTTACTGTCCTCTACAACTCCCTGCTCTTTGTCATGGGAACGTCAGACTGTGCCAtcaaaggagaagcagaaggaataCGCCAGGGGCTCCTCAGGG ttctgcaggCTTGTGGAACCTCTGGGCAGGACCTTAGCACAGAAGAGCTGTGGCAGAAGGTGCTGCAGGAAGTAACTGCTGAGGAACTACGGGCACCTTTGCATCGACTGGGGGCCTTGCAAGCAGCATGGTGGCTGGCAGCTAGCTGCCTGCAAAGCATCACTGACCTCTTCCGGCTCCTAAGCAGTGCTGAG GACCCAGGGAGAGCTCCCTGCAGTGGAGAGAAAAACGAGCTCCTCACCCTTCTCAAGGCATGGAGAGCACCTGCTGAGGAGGCTTCCATTTCCCTTGTACAGAGCACTGAGGACTTGAAGGAGAccctgtgcactgcagctgcCTTCTTGCAAG GGCTGCAAGAGCTGGAGGCTGGGAACCTCCCCACCACCCTTTGCCTCCTccaggaggctgcaggaggatTCTGCTCCAAGAGGGTCCTGGCGCAGATCTACGTCTGCCttggctgctgtgctcagcaaaTG GGCAAGCCTCAGACAGCACTTCAGCACCTGAAGCGGGCCCTCCAAGTGGACTTCCAGTGCCATCCTGCCCTGTCCTATGCAGCAGCGGTGTACCAGGAGCTGGGGGAGACAGATGCGGAGCTGCAGGTCCTAACTCTACTCTATGAG GCTCTGGAAAAAAACCCTCCATCAGCTACTTCCTCTAGTCCATACATTCTAATCCGAACAGATCTCCTTGTCAACACACCAATATTAGCTTCTGTTCTTCGGCATCGCCATCCCTCTGAAGTGAAGTACCTGCTGGCACAAAGGTGTCTCCGGGATGGGAG GGTGGCTGATGCCGTGGAACATTACCTGGATTTTCTGGCTCTGCTTCAGGAGGGGCTACAGCAACAG GTACCCCTAGATGGTCGTTCACCTCTGCCTAGGATCCCTGAGGTGTTCCTGGAAGCAGCATGTGCCTTGGAGCAGGATGGGAGGCATCAGGATTCATTAACAGTGTGTGAAGAGGTCATCAGCAGGACATCTAACCTGATCCCACAGATAGTACAAGTTGAGGACAAGCTGGAGCAGCCAAAGTGTGCATCACTGGGGACTGGGCTGGCCTGTGGGCTCCTGTCacagaagagagagagtctgTGCTGCCTCACGTGGAGAGCAGCTGCGTACCTGCATCAGGGCTGGGTGTGGACTAAGCTGGGCAAGAGCAAGGAGGCCATAACGCAGTTCAGCAG GTGCCTCAACGAGCTCTTGCGAT
- the PIGO gene encoding GPI ethanolamine phosphate transferase 3 isoform X1 produces the protein MQRWPVLLFLAWVCFLFFSGIGLFMSGFLLTRIELANSSSCSDPLVPPPWDKQSLPPGSCWMPQRFPKVVLVIIDALRFEFALFNPAKVNPLPYENKLSFLHHLATSQPHHARLYRFLADPPTATMQRIKGLTTGSLPTFIDVGSNFATYAIQEDNLLAQMVQNGRRVVFMGDDTWEGLFPKKFFRSYFFPSFNVKDLHSVDNGILQYLYPTVNSGEWDLLIAHFLGVDHCGHKHGPDHPEMAKKLTQMNEMLRSLVDHLGNDTLLLVAGDHGMTETGDHGGDSQRELNAALFVYSKTPLFGTDPPEEPEAIPQVNLVPTVALLLGVPIPYSSIGEVMAELFSGDGDTVSEALQQLLVYHINAKQVDRFLHSYSLVAQDLPAEQLQHLQELFSSAVEEHIQLLAQVQRAMPVSPELESKLRSLISRFQLYLRQARAVCTQSWARFHPLRMVGGCTLIAASCLLCYVASELATVSDSFYHSCLLYPLLWGLVTAVLYGLSCVFTQEELDLLLLLSWAAAASLLGFFWHWWGRHPKRARLLGSQPPLASTGLRQRLRVWLGLAFPMGILLFRCGAMFSDSFVVAEAQVAPFLLASLVMLLIGKLHWDGRLTVPEGPRQQPFGFSSYRKESWHLLCLVAVLLVCVRLSGFFHQCREEIPQCRPSVFLPPLASLRNTRAKNLFYLLCVALLAGLVYAVRSWLRHYGNLNSSDPLVLFVRWGFPLVVLCIACYWAVASSAEDSLGKLQELVQVAVIAFPWAVYGLASMGLLLLLCHPMTVFAKDSRESAGSIVTPYQGIPSSKVDLLQVIPQIYKRMQESEKSRLERRSCRATVAAYGLGSVYSAALVIALTLLGFLLMLLHTERLSLAFLLLFLEAFVLLHIHTRARSLAGDTEPFSVPWFAVISWLLAASQFFYSTGHQPIFPAIHWNAAFVGFHLDHSTNLLPAVLVGANTFASHILFAVGCPLLLLWPFVCEMPSSQKKKSKREPQEDLQTVDEHMMEMRLRESPEKFSTALLQLGLKYLFVLGAQLLACVCAAVILRRHLMVWKVFAPKFLFESLGFMVSSVCLLLGISLVMRVDCAVSTWFSQLQLR, from the exons ATGCAGCGGTGGCCGGTGCTGCTTTTCCTGGCCTGggtctgctttcttttcttctctggtaTTGGGCTGTTCATGAGTGGCTTCCTGCTCACCCGGATTGAGCTTGCCAACAGCAGTTCCTGCTCAGACCCACTCGTGCCACCACCGTGGGACAAGCAGAGCCTCCCACCAGGCTCCTGTTGGATGCCCCAGCGCTTTCCCAAGGTTGTGCTTGTTATCATCGATGCCCTCCGTTTTGAATTTGCCTTGTTTAACCCAGCCAAGGTCAACCCACTGCCCTATGAGAATAAGCTGAGTTTTCTGCACCACCTGGCAACCTCCCAGCCACACCACGCTCGCCTCTACCGCTTCCTAGCTGATCCCCCCACTGCCACCATGCAGCGCATCAAGGGCCTCACCACCGGTTCACTGCCCACTTTCATTGATGTGGGCAGCAACTTTGCCACCTATGCAATCCAGGAGGACAACCTGCTGGCACAGATGGTGCAGAATG GAAGAAGAGTGGTCTTCATGGGTGATGATACTTGGGAAGGACTCTTCCCAAAGAAGTTTTTCCGCTcatatttcttcccttctttcaaTGTGAAGGATCTTCACAGTGTTGACAATGGGATCTTGCAGTATCTTTATCCGACTG TGAACAGTGGTGAGTGGGACTTGCTGATTGCTCACTTCCTCGGTGTGGACCACTGTGGGCACAAACATGGACCCGACCATCCTGAAATGGCCAAGAAGCTCACCCAGATGAATGAGATGCTCAG GTCTTTGGTGGATCACCTGGGGAATGACACTCTCCTTCTGGTGGCTGGAGACCATGGCATGACAGAAACTGGAGACCATGGTGGTGACAGCCAAAGGGAATTGAATGCAGCACTCTTTGTGTATAGCAAAACACCCCTGTTTGGCACCGACCCTCCTGAG GAGCCTGAGGCCATTCCCCAGGTGAACCTGGTGCCCACTGTGGCCCTACTACTGGGTGTGCCCATTCCGTACAGTAGCATCGGGGAAGTGATGGCCGAGCTGTTCTCCGGGGATGGTGACACTGTGTCTGAAGCCTTGCAGCAGCTTTTGGTTTATCACATCAATGCCAAGCAG GTGGACCGCTTCCTGCACTCCTACTCGCTGGTGGCTCAGGacctgccagcagagcagctccagcacctgcaggaGCTCTTCTCCAGCGCTGTAGAGGAGCACATTCAGCTCTTGGCCCAGGTGCAGAGGGCAATGCCGGTGTCTCCAGAATTGGAGTCCAAGCTCAGAAGCCTCATCAGCCGCTTCCAGCTCTATCTGCGGCAGGCACGGGCTGTGTGCACCCAGTCCTGGGCCCGCTTTCATCCTCTGCGTATGGTGGGGGGCTGCACCCTCATTGCTGCTTCCTGCTTGCTCTGCTATGTGGCCTCAGAGCTGGCCACAGTGTCAGACTCCTTCTATCACAGCTGCCTCCTGTACCCCCTACTTTGGGGGCTGGTGACGGCTGTTCTCTATGGGCTGTCCTGTGTGTTCACGCAGGAGGAGCTGGATCTCCTCCTGCTGTTGTCTtgggcagctgcagcatctctgctgggCTTTTTCTGGCATTGGTGGGGCCGGCATCCCAAGCGAGCCCGTTTGTTGGGCAGCCAGCCACCCTTGGCCAGCACTGGTCTGAGGCAGAGGCTGCGAgtgtggctggggctggcatTCCCCATGGGCATTCTCCTTTTCCGTTGTGGAGCTATGTTCTCTGATAGCTTTGTGGTAGCTGAGGCCCAAGTTGCCCCATTCCTGCTGGCCTCACTGGTGATGTTGCTGATAGGAAAGCTCCACTGGGATGGTCGCCTGACTGTGCCAGAAGGCCCCAGACAGCAGCCTTTTGGCTTTTCCTCTTACCGAAAAGAGAGCTGGCACCTACTGTGCCTTGTGGCTGTGCTTCTGGTTTGCGTGCGACTCTCTGGTTTCTTCCACCAGTGCCGTGAAGAAATCCCTCAGTGCCGGCCCTCCGTTTTCCTTCCACCCCTTGCCAGCCTGAGAAACACACGGGCTAAGAACCTCTTCTACCTCTTATGTGTGGCCTTGCTCGCTGGGCTGGTGTATGCCGTGCGGAGCTGGCTGCGACACTACGGCAATCTGAACAGCTCAGACCCCCTTGTGCTCTTTGTGCGCTGGGGTTTCCCACTGGTGGTCCTTTGCATTGCCTGCTACTGGGCTGTTGCCTCCAGTGCTGAAGACTCTCTGGgcaagctgcaggagctggtaCAGGTGGCAGTCATTGCATTTCCATGGGCTGTCTATGGGTTAGCATCTATGGGgttgctgctcctgctgtgccatCCCATGACAGTGTTTGCAAAGGACTCACGGGAGTCTGCAGGATCCATTGTCACTCCCTACCAGGGGATTCCCAGCTCCAAAGTCGACTTGCTCCAGGTCATCCCTCAGATCTACAAGAGGATGCAGGAGTCTGAGAAGAGTCGCCTGGAACGGCGCAGCTGCAGGGCCACAGTCGCGGCCTATGGGCTAGGCAGTGTGTACTCGGCAGCCCTGGTCATAGCACTCACCCTCCTGGGCTTCCTCTTGATGCTCCTGCACACTGAGCGGCTCAGTCTTGCctttctgctcctcttcctggaggcctttgtgctgctgcacatCCACACACGTGCCAGAAGCCTCGCAGGAGACACTG agcCTTTTTCAGTGCCCTGGTTTGCAGTCATCTCGTGGCTCCTTGCTGCTTCCCAGTTCTTCTATTCCACGGGCCATCAGCCCATCTTCCCAGCCATCCACTGGAACGCAGCCTTTGTGGGCTTTCATCTTGACCACAGCACAAACCTCCTTCCTGCTGTCCTGGTGGGCGCCAACACGTTTGCCTCCCATATCCTCTTTGCAG TtggctgccctctgctcctACTTTGGCCCTTTGTGTGTGAGATGCCCAGCTCACAGAAGAAGAAGTCCAAGAGGGAGCCTCAGGAGGATCTGCAGACGGTGGATGAGCACATGATGGAGATGAGGCTGCGGGAGTCCCCAGAGAAGTTctccactgctctgctgcaaCTGGGGCTGAAGTACCTCTTTGTCCTCGGTGCACAG CTTCTGGcctgtgtttgtgcagctgtGATCCTCAGGAGGCACCTCATGGTCTGGAAGGTCTTTGCCCCAAA GTTCCTCTTTGAGTCTCTGGGCTTCATGGTGAGCAGCGTCTGCCTCCTGCTGGGGATCTCCCTGGTGATGCGTGTGGACTGTGCCGTTAGCACCTGGTTCAGCCAGCTTCAGCTCAGGTAG
- the PIGO gene encoding GPI ethanolamine phosphate transferase 3 isoform X2, whose amino-acid sequence MQRWPVLLFLAWVCFLFFSGIGLFMSGFLLTRIELANSSSCSDPLVPPPWDKQSLPPGSCWMPQRFPKVVLVIIDALRFEFALFNPAKVNPLPYENKLSFLHHLATSQPHHARLYRFLADPPTATMQRIKGLTTGSLPTFIDVGSNFATYAIQEDNLLAQMVQNGRRVVFMGDDTWEGLFPKKFFRSYFFPSFNVKDLHSVDNGILQYLYPTVNSGEWDLLIAHFLGVDHCGHKHGPDHPEMAKKLTQMNEMLRSLVDHLGNDTLLLVAGDHGMTETGDHGGDSQRELNAALFVYSKTPLFGTDPPEEPEAIPQVNLVPTVALLLGVPIPYSSIGEVMAELFSGDGDTVSEALQQLLVYHINAKQVDRFLHSYSLVAQDLPAEQLQHLQELFSSAVEEHIQLLAQVQRAMPVSPELESKLRSLISRFQLYLRQARAVCTQSWARFHPLRMVGGCTLIAASCLLCYVASELATVSDSFYHSCLLYPLLWGLVTAVLYGLSCVFTQEELDLLLLLSWAAAASLLGFFWHWWGRHPKRARLLGSQPPLASTGLRQRLRVWLGLAFPMGILLFRCGAMFSDSFVVAEAQVAPFLLASLVMLLIGKLHWDGRLTVPEGPRQQPFGFSSYRKESWHLLCLVAVLLVCVRLSGFFHQCREEIPQCRPSVFLPPLASLRNTRAKNLFYLLCVALLAGLVYAVRSWLRHYGNLNSSDPLVLFVRWGFPLVVLCIACYWAVASSAEDSLGKLQELVQVAVIAFPWAVYGLASMGLLLLLCHPMTVFAKDSRESAGSIVTPYQGIPSSKVDLLQVIPQIYKRMQESEKSRLERRSCRATVAAYGLGSVYSAALVIALTLLGFLLMLLHTERLSLAFLLLFLEAFVLLHIHTRARSLAGDTEPFSVPWFAVISWLLAASQFFYSTGHQPIFPAIHWNAAFVGFHLDHSTNLLPAVLVGANTFASHILFAGSWLPSAPTLALCV is encoded by the exons ATGCAGCGGTGGCCGGTGCTGCTTTTCCTGGCCTGggtctgctttcttttcttctctggtaTTGGGCTGTTCATGAGTGGCTTCCTGCTCACCCGGATTGAGCTTGCCAACAGCAGTTCCTGCTCAGACCCACTCGTGCCACCACCGTGGGACAAGCAGAGCCTCCCACCAGGCTCCTGTTGGATGCCCCAGCGCTTTCCCAAGGTTGTGCTTGTTATCATCGATGCCCTCCGTTTTGAATTTGCCTTGTTTAACCCAGCCAAGGTCAACCCACTGCCCTATGAGAATAAGCTGAGTTTTCTGCACCACCTGGCAACCTCCCAGCCACACCACGCTCGCCTCTACCGCTTCCTAGCTGATCCCCCCACTGCCACCATGCAGCGCATCAAGGGCCTCACCACCGGTTCACTGCCCACTTTCATTGATGTGGGCAGCAACTTTGCCACCTATGCAATCCAGGAGGACAACCTGCTGGCACAGATGGTGCAGAATG GAAGAAGAGTGGTCTTCATGGGTGATGATACTTGGGAAGGACTCTTCCCAAAGAAGTTTTTCCGCTcatatttcttcccttctttcaaTGTGAAGGATCTTCACAGTGTTGACAATGGGATCTTGCAGTATCTTTATCCGACTG TGAACAGTGGTGAGTGGGACTTGCTGATTGCTCACTTCCTCGGTGTGGACCACTGTGGGCACAAACATGGACCCGACCATCCTGAAATGGCCAAGAAGCTCACCCAGATGAATGAGATGCTCAG GTCTTTGGTGGATCACCTGGGGAATGACACTCTCCTTCTGGTGGCTGGAGACCATGGCATGACAGAAACTGGAGACCATGGTGGTGACAGCCAAAGGGAATTGAATGCAGCACTCTTTGTGTATAGCAAAACACCCCTGTTTGGCACCGACCCTCCTGAG GAGCCTGAGGCCATTCCCCAGGTGAACCTGGTGCCCACTGTGGCCCTACTACTGGGTGTGCCCATTCCGTACAGTAGCATCGGGGAAGTGATGGCCGAGCTGTTCTCCGGGGATGGTGACACTGTGTCTGAAGCCTTGCAGCAGCTTTTGGTTTATCACATCAATGCCAAGCAG GTGGACCGCTTCCTGCACTCCTACTCGCTGGTGGCTCAGGacctgccagcagagcagctccagcacctgcaggaGCTCTTCTCCAGCGCTGTAGAGGAGCACATTCAGCTCTTGGCCCAGGTGCAGAGGGCAATGCCGGTGTCTCCAGAATTGGAGTCCAAGCTCAGAAGCCTCATCAGCCGCTTCCAGCTCTATCTGCGGCAGGCACGGGCTGTGTGCACCCAGTCCTGGGCCCGCTTTCATCCTCTGCGTATGGTGGGGGGCTGCACCCTCATTGCTGCTTCCTGCTTGCTCTGCTATGTGGCCTCAGAGCTGGCCACAGTGTCAGACTCCTTCTATCACAGCTGCCTCCTGTACCCCCTACTTTGGGGGCTGGTGACGGCTGTTCTCTATGGGCTGTCCTGTGTGTTCACGCAGGAGGAGCTGGATCTCCTCCTGCTGTTGTCTtgggcagctgcagcatctctgctgggCTTTTTCTGGCATTGGTGGGGCCGGCATCCCAAGCGAGCCCGTTTGTTGGGCAGCCAGCCACCCTTGGCCAGCACTGGTCTGAGGCAGAGGCTGCGAgtgtggctggggctggcatTCCCCATGGGCATTCTCCTTTTCCGTTGTGGAGCTATGTTCTCTGATAGCTTTGTGGTAGCTGAGGCCCAAGTTGCCCCATTCCTGCTGGCCTCACTGGTGATGTTGCTGATAGGAAAGCTCCACTGGGATGGTCGCCTGACTGTGCCAGAAGGCCCCAGACAGCAGCCTTTTGGCTTTTCCTCTTACCGAAAAGAGAGCTGGCACCTACTGTGCCTTGTGGCTGTGCTTCTGGTTTGCGTGCGACTCTCTGGTTTCTTCCACCAGTGCCGTGAAGAAATCCCTCAGTGCCGGCCCTCCGTTTTCCTTCCACCCCTTGCCAGCCTGAGAAACACACGGGCTAAGAACCTCTTCTACCTCTTATGTGTGGCCTTGCTCGCTGGGCTGGTGTATGCCGTGCGGAGCTGGCTGCGACACTACGGCAATCTGAACAGCTCAGACCCCCTTGTGCTCTTTGTGCGCTGGGGTTTCCCACTGGTGGTCCTTTGCATTGCCTGCTACTGGGCTGTTGCCTCCAGTGCTGAAGACTCTCTGGgcaagctgcaggagctggtaCAGGTGGCAGTCATTGCATTTCCATGGGCTGTCTATGGGTTAGCATCTATGGGgttgctgctcctgctgtgccatCCCATGACAGTGTTTGCAAAGGACTCACGGGAGTCTGCAGGATCCATTGTCACTCCCTACCAGGGGATTCCCAGCTCCAAAGTCGACTTGCTCCAGGTCATCCCTCAGATCTACAAGAGGATGCAGGAGTCTGAGAAGAGTCGCCTGGAACGGCGCAGCTGCAGGGCCACAGTCGCGGCCTATGGGCTAGGCAGTGTGTACTCGGCAGCCCTGGTCATAGCACTCACCCTCCTGGGCTTCCTCTTGATGCTCCTGCACACTGAGCGGCTCAGTCTTGCctttctgctcctcttcctggaggcctttgtgctgctgcacatCCACACACGTGCCAGAAGCCTCGCAGGAGACACTG agcCTTTTTCAGTGCCCTGGTTTGCAGTCATCTCGTGGCTCCTTGCTGCTTCCCAGTTCTTCTATTCCACGGGCCATCAGCCCATCTTCCCAGCCATCCACTGGAACGCAGCCTTTGTGGGCTTTCATCTTGACCACAGCACAAACCTCCTTCCTGCTGTCCTGGTGGGCGCCAACACGTTTGCCTCCCATATCCTCTTTGCAG GTAGTtggctgccctctgctcctACTTTGGCCCTTTGTGTGTGA
- the STOML2 gene encoding stomatin-like protein 2, mitochondrial translates to MGKFHRILEPGLNFLIPLLDRIRYVQSLKEIVINVPEQSAVTLDNVTLQIDGVLYLRVMDPYKASYGVEDPEYAVTQLAQTTMRSELGKLSLDRVFRERESLNANIVDAINQASDCWGIRCLRYEIKDIHVPPRVKESMQMQVEAERRKRATVLESEGTRESAINVAEGQKQAQILASEAEKAEQINKAAGEANAMLVRAKAKAEAIQLLAAALAQQHGSAAASLSVAEQYVSAFSKLAKDSNTVLLPTNTGDVTHMVAQALGIYTTLTKTQAVKTQDELPPAHGDPQPPNTEMLKAEQVTSS, encoded by the exons GGTTTGAATTTCCTCATCCCTCTGCTTGATCGGATACGTTACGTGCAGAGTCTCAAAGAAATTGTCATCAATGTCCCGGAGCAGTCAGCTGTCACCCTAG ATAATGTCACCCTGCAGATTGATGGAGTGCTCTATTTGCGTGTCATGGATCCCTACAAG GCTAGCTATGGGGTGGAAGATCCCGAGTATGCTGTGACCCAGCTGGCCCAGACCACCATGAGATCTGAACTTGGCAAACTTTCCCTGGATAGAGTCTTCCGG GAGCGTGAGTCCCTCAATGCCAATATAGTGGATGCCATCAACCAAGCCTCAGACTGCTGGGGTATCCGGTGCCTACGCTACGAGATTAAGGACATCCACGTGCCCCCGCGTGTGAAGGAATCTATGCAGATGCAG GTGGAGGCTGAGCGACGGAAGCGGGCAACAGTTCTGGAGTCAGAGGGAACACGGGAATCTGCTATCAATGTGGCTGAGGGGCAGAAGCAGGCCCAGATCTTGGCGTCAGAAGCCGAGAAAGCCGAACAAATCAACAAAGCTGCTG GAGAAGCCAATGCCATGTTGGTCCGGGCCAAGGCCAAGGCTGAGGCCATTcagctcctggcagctgctctggcaCAGCAG CATGGCAGTGCAGCAGCCTCTCTCTCTGTGGCTGAGCAGTACGTGAGCGCCTTCTCCAAGCTTGCCAAAGATTCCAACACGGTCCTGCTGCCAACCAACACTGGTGATGTCACCCACATGGTCGCACAG GCACTAGGCATCTACACCACACTGACCAAGACGCAAGCTGTGAAGACTCAGGATGAGCTACCTCCAGCCCATGGGGACCCGCAGCCCCCCAACACAGAGATGCTTAAGGCAGAGCAGGTGACCTCCAGCTAG